TCCCAGGCAAGTTTATGTCCCATCCTGCCTGTAACTAGGGTGTGAATTTAGTTAAACACTTAAACTCCCTGTATCAAAGTTGTTTTGTTCTTTGGAATGAAAATAATAGTAGTTCCTGACCCACAggttagggaaaaataaagaaatgacccAGTACATGTCTAGCCTTCGTAGGAGGGAGTAATTCATTatacatgcttttaaaaaaaaatcatgcattcAATCTTTGGAAGTTCttagtaaaagaaaaacattgcatctttttttttttcgcacTGGGAACTAATCGTGAGTGGATAATATTGTATTTCAGTTGATATGATAAGTGTAGCCCATGCCTCATATTCCCATGCAGGAAACTCTGGCTCAGAAGGCAAATGTCCTCCACAGAGACCTGACAGGATGGTCACCAGAGATTTCACAATAGCAATGGTCTTCTTATCAGAGACTATAGTCGGAATCCTGGGGAATGTCTCTCTTCTTTACCATCATCTCTTCCTTCACTTCACTGGATACAGGGTACGGTTCACAGATTTGATTGTGGAACATCTGCTGGTAGCGAACACCTTGGTCCTGCTCTCTTCAGGAATCCCAATTACAGTGGTAGCATTTGGGTGGAAACATTTTCTCAATAATATTGGATGCCAACTTGTTTACTATACTCACAGAGTGGCCAGGGGTGTGTCCATTGGCAACACCTGCCTTTTGAGTGTCTTCCAGGCCATCACTATCAGCCCCAGGAACTCCAGGTGGGCAGACCTCAAAGTGAAAGCTCCAAAGTACATTGGGTCATCTATTTTCCTCTGCTGGATCCTACAACTGCTGACAAAtatcctttttactttttatgtgACTGGTAATTGGAGCAACATAaagatcacaaagaaaaaagatttgggaTTATGTTCTATTGTAATTTATGACAGAATCACAGCATTACTAAATGCAGGATTGTTATTACTCCCCGATGTTGCATGTTTGGGGCTCATGGTCTGGACCAGTGGCTTTATGCTTCTCCTCCTGCACAGGCACAAGCACCAGATCCAACACATTCATAGGACCAATATCTCTCCTAGATCCTCTGCCGAATCCAGAGCCACCCAAAGCATCCTTGTCTTGGTGAGCACTTTTGTGTCTTTGTGCACTCTCTCTTCCATCTTTAACATTTATTTGGCTCTTTCTAGTCATCCCAGCCGGTGGCTGGTGATCTTCATTGGACCAATTACTCTGTGTTTCCCAACTGTAAGCCCCTACATTCTCATGAG
This genomic window from Diceros bicornis minor isolate mBicDic1 chromosome 34, mDicBic1.mat.cur, whole genome shotgun sequence contains:
- the LOC131397334 gene encoding vomeronasal type-1 receptor 4-like, which gives rise to MVTRDFTIAMVFLSETIVGILGNVSLLYHHLFLHFTGYRVRFTDLIVEHLLVANTLVLLSSGIPITVVAFGWKHFLNNIGCQLVYYTHRVARGVSIGNTCLLSVFQAITISPRNSRWADLKVKAPKYIGSSIFLCWILQLLTNILFTFYVTGNWSNIKITKKKDLGLCSIVIYDRITALLNAGLLLLPDVACLGLMVWTSGFMLLLLHRHKHQIQHIHRTNISPRSSAESRATQSILVLVSTFVSLCTLSSIFNIYLALSSHPSRWLVIFIGPITLCFPTVSPYILMSHDRRVSKFFLSWIRIR